The region CGACAACTCCTTGCAAAAGAACAAAAGCCAATTGCATGCGTTATCGCCTGTTCCGACAGTAGAGTATCACCAGAAATCATTTTCGACCAGCCGCTCGGTTCCCTTTTCGTATGCAGAGTGCCGGGCAATGTAGCATCAGAAAGCGCTAAATGGTGCGTCGAAATTGCAATTTTAAATTTCGATGTATCGCTTATCGCCGTAGTCGGGCACACTGACTGCCTCGCGGTGAAATCCGTATTAGAAGGAACTTACCCTTCGACCAGCGGCGAACTAAGTATGAATATACTTCCAGCAGTTCTGCGAGCGAAAAAAGAAACATCTGACATCTTCGCACGCGCGATCAAAGAGAACGTTCTCCACACTATAGAACAATTGACAGCAGAA is a window of Fimbriimonadales bacterium DNA encoding:
- a CDS encoding carbonic anhydrase; the encoded protein is MNERAKNALNTLLEGNRRFVNEKPKLFTYDMYARQLLAKEQKPIACVIACSDSRVSPEIIFDQPLGSLFVCRVPGNVASESAKWCVEIAILNFDVSLIAVVGHTDCLAVKSVLEGTYPSTSGELSMNILPAVLRAKKETSDIFARAIKENVLHTIEQLTAECPPLHQRITIGTATCIPMLYDMESGIASVINST